tttggctgattccagcccggtgctgagctccagcagagccctggcagagcccagagcagcctcagcatccgcagagcccagctgcaaggagagaaagcagaaactgcccgtcagctgagggctcctgtccccttgtcccagctgcccgcaatgcccaggccgtgctggctgtgcccagagctgtgcccagagctgcccatcagtgatgccttggggagcagggcaggagggcaggacatgtgcccagcctgcagccagccatggcacatccagccctcagcagctgcccagagccaaaaagcagctgggcagtcgACCGAAGAACTTGTTGCATCCCTCCCAGCAAAGGGGGAACCTTtggtgcccagccaggccatgcCATGCCCAgatctgggagcatccccctggctGTGGAACTCACCTGCAAATTGGGTGTGGAGTGTGTCTttagagaagctgccagaatcCAAGTCCATCATCTTCAGCTGGCCAGGCCAAGGAAGAGATtgtcgtccttgaggttgtccttgctgtctccagcagcagccccacctggtacagcttctccaggagctccttctccttccctgggagcagaccaggctgtcagggctctgcccagggccccagccatCCATGAACCAGACAAGCAAAACCAGGGGGgatggtggccaccagtgcttgCCACACCAgatctccagctcagctccagcccaagAGCTGCATGTTCCCTTCTGCTGacccctgctcagagctacAGGCAGGACAAAACCAGTCTGGTTTGCTTTGCCACTGAGTGCCAAGAAATGTGTGGAGCTCCTACCTGCCAGGCCCCTGGATCCAACTGTGCACATGGATCTCTCTCATCTTCTAGGGCCGAGGAGCACCCTGCACCCAAGGATGGCAGAAAAGCTCTTCTAATGATGGCCTGTCCAAGGGTTGCATGGACAAACACCTCTTAATGACatcttggcactctggggagacaAACCAGAAATCACCAGTCACTTGGAGAAGTTTCccccctgttcctgtgcccaggccaTACTGGGTGAGCCCAGACCTGGGCCTAAACTTCCCCATGGATTCTCTGTTtagaggagagcaggacatgtgccacctcctcagcagctgccagagcaggatgcccatcagcccgctgctgtctcccagcactggtattccccctgtgcccagagatgaggatccacctTGAGAGAGCCGTGGTGGGAACAAGATGCGCCCCCAGATGATCTCCTGGCCCCTCCTGAACGGGTGCTTCCCCACGACCAGCTGGTACAGCAGGAGGCCCAGGGACCAGATTGTCGCTGCCTCGCCATGGTAGCTTTGGTGCTGGGTCCACTCTGGAGGGCTGTAGGCCAGGGTTCCTGTGGAACAcagacagagctcagcagggggatgctgctgctcccagagcctggccccagcatccctgggcatgTGGGGGCTGCTCTAGCAACACACGGGGTGACTGCTGCCCTCTCACCATCACCTGGGACTTGTGTACAAactcagggctggaaaagaagccactggtgctggaagagggcagcagaaacccTGGGAAGGCCCAACCatgacacagaaaggaaaaacccacccacTGGTGGAGAAAACCCactctcctctctgcctgcatgggcccccaaaaaatgttaataagccaaggcaaacaaggggagtggagcagtccaagcccctcctcccctgcacacCAAACCATCCAGGGCATGGGTTCAGACCCCCCTCTCCACTACCCCCATGGGGGTTTTTGTCGGGctggctgcaccagctccagccccagcccagggcacactGGGTACTGAAGgctgtcagcagggctgggagctggcctcCCTCACACCCCAACCAAATGAACTTGGGTCCAGCAttaatcccatcccagctgcagtaGGGGGAAGCCCCGGTGCTACACCCAGgctgggccatgagatgcccaggagcatcccCTGCGAGGTCTCACCTGCAAACTgggtgtaggctgtgtcttggaggaaagcgccacagccaaagtcaatcagttTCAGCTGCCCGCTGGCCAGGTCAAGCACGATGTTCTGAGGCTTGATGTCacggtgcaggaccccgcagctggtgcagtgccgcacggcctccagcacctggcggaacagcccctgcgcctcctcctccggcaGGAACCTCCGCTCCGCCAGGAAAT
Above is a window of Passer domesticus isolate bPasDom1 chromosome 21, bPasDom1.hap1, whole genome shotgun sequence DNA encoding:
- the LOC135284533 gene encoding serine/threonine-protein kinase pim-1-like, with the translated sequence MAEGAGTRPKEAPWLPCSPLAQLQQRQQRQPLQERYRLGSLLGRGGFGSVWSATRLSDGAPVAIKRVPRDRIRHWSELPDGTSAPLEIVLLAKVSCGCAGVIQLLEWLELPDSFLMVLERPERCQELSDFLAERRFLPEEEAQGLFRQVLEAVRHCTSCGVLHRDIKPQNIVLDLASGQLKLIDFGCGAFLQDTAYTQFAGTLAYSPPEWTQHQSYHGEAATIWSLGLLLYQLVVGKHPFRRGQEIIWGRILFPPRLSQECQDVIKRCLSMQPLDRPSLEELFCHPWVQGAPRP